A part of Rhodamnia argentea isolate NSW1041297 chromosome 8, ASM2092103v1, whole genome shotgun sequence genomic DNA contains:
- the LOC115741286 gene encoding sirohydrochlorin ferrochelatase, chloroplastic, which translates to MSSNCVLGSGSTMLIMSPASPSLARAKSYPVSETGMSPRAAVSRPLRLCGGPFRSRYALISSSLRPENGGFGPKPFRIGEKDGLIIVDHGSRRIESNLMLNEFVAMFRDKTGYPVVEPAHMELADPSIKDAFGSCVQQGVTRVIVSPFFLFPGRHWHTDIPSLTAEAAKEHPGVSYIITAPLGLHELLVDVVNDRVKHCLSHVEGDADECEVCAGTGKCRIY; encoded by the exons ATGTCGTCTAATTGTGTTCTTGGAAGCGGCTCAACCATGCTGATCATGTCGCCGGCCAGCCCATCTTTGGCTCGAGCTAAAAG TTATCCAGTTAGCGAAACGGGAATGAGTCCCAGAGCTGCGGTCTCGAGGCCTTTAAGATTATGTGGAGGTCCGTTTAGAAGTAGATATGCATTGATAAGTTCAAGCTTGAGGCCTGAAAATGGAGGATTTGGACCGAAACCTTTCCGGATCGGTGAAAAAGATGGTCTCATCATTGTTGACCATGGGTCAAGGCGTATAGAATCGAATCTAATGCTTA ATGAGTTCGTGGCCATGTTTCGAGATAAAACTGGGTACCCAGTTGTGGAGCCTGCTCACATG GAGCTGGCAGACCCATCAATAAAGGATGCATTCGGTTCATGTGTTCAACAAGGGGTTACTCGTGTAATAGTCAGCCCATTCTTTCTATTTCCCGGGAGACATTGGCACACG GATATACCTTCTTTGACAGCTGAAGCTGCAAAGGAGCACCCTGGCGTCTCTTATATTATAACTGCACCTCTCGGCTTGCATGAGCTACTTGTG GATGTCGTTAATGACAGGGTCAAACACTGCCTGAGCCATGTAGAAGGAGATGCAGACGAGTGTGAAGTTTGTGCAGGTACAGGCAAATGCAGAATCTACTAG
- the LOC115741284 gene encoding chaperone protein dnaJ C76, chloroplastic-like isoform X2 — protein sequence MAASLGPAHQFLAPKHSHIHHAFLNTGKPVSRQRYGVITCCGRKARRSLRLEKNYYELLGVSADSSSREVREAYRKLQKKHHPDVAGQQGHEYTLLLNEAYRVLMRDDLRRDYDASTGRVGTRFRRGCSDIGYSSWKGPVRSHALFVDANACIGCRECVHHASNTFVMDDELGCARVKVQYGDDEQKLEVSAESCPVNCIHWVEREELGLLEFLTQPQPKDGYGVFGGGWERPSNVFMAAKTLSKQLKEQPATTTAATEEETPAQAKARADASMKIKMEKFSRFWKLAELFGLNTWNKK from the exons ATGGCAGCCTCTCTAGGACCTGCTCACCAATTCCTAGCGCCAAAACATTCCCACATACATCATGCCTTTCTCAACACGGGGAAGCCCGtttcaag GCAGAGATATGGAGTCATCACGTGTTGCGGTAGAAAGGCCAGGAGAAGCTTAAGATTAGAGAAGAACTATTACGAGCTGCTCGGGGTTTCGGCGGATTCGAGTTCGCGAGAGGTCAGAGAGGCTTACAGGAAGCTGCAAAAGAAGCATCATCCCGATGTCGCTGGCCAGCAG GGTCATGAGTATACTCTGCTGCTGAATGAGGCTTACAGGGTGCTGATGAGAGATGACCTGAGGAGAGACTATGATGCCTCCACTGGTCGAGTGGGGACAAGATTCAGAAGAGGCTGTTCTGATATTGGTTATAGCTCGTGGAAAGGGCCTGTTAGATCACATGCTCTGTTTGTAGATGCAAATGCCTGCATAG GGTGCAGAGAATGCGTGCATCACGCAAGCAACACTTTCGTCATGGACGACGAACTCGGGTGTGCTAGAGTGAAAGTCCAGTATGGGGATGATGAGCAAAAGCTGGAG GTGTCGGCAGAGTCATGCCCGGTGAACTGCATACACTGGGTGGAGAGGGAAGAACTGGGACTGCTCGAGTTTCTGACGCAACCTCAGCCCAAGGATGGTTATGGCGTGTTTGGAGGCGGCTGGGAAAGACCTTCGAATGTTTTCATGGCAGCTAAGACCCTCTCCAAGCAACTCAAAGAACAGCCTGCGACCA CTACAGCAGCAACTGAAGAAGAAACACCCGCTCAAGCAAAGGCACGGGCAGATGCGAGTATGAAGATTAAAATGGAGAAGTTCTCGAGATTCTGGAAACTCGCCGAACTTTTCGGCTTAAACACGTGGAACAAGAAGTGA
- the LOC115741284 gene encoding chaperone protein dnaJ C76, chloroplastic-like isoform X1 → MAASLGPAHQFLAPKHSHIHHAFLNTGKPVSSCRQRYGVITCCGRKARRSLRLEKNYYELLGVSADSSSREVREAYRKLQKKHHPDVAGQQGHEYTLLLNEAYRVLMRDDLRRDYDASTGRVGTRFRRGCSDIGYSSWKGPVRSHALFVDANACIGCRECVHHASNTFVMDDELGCARVKVQYGDDEQKLEVSAESCPVNCIHWVEREELGLLEFLTQPQPKDGYGVFGGGWERPSNVFMAAKTLSKQLKEQPATTTAATEEETPAQAKARADASMKIKMEKFSRFWKLAELFGLNTWNKK, encoded by the exons ATGGCAGCCTCTCTAGGACCTGCTCACCAATTCCTAGCGCCAAAACATTCCCACATACATCATGCCTTTCTCAACACGGGGAAGCCCGtttcaag CTGCAGGCAGAGATATGGAGTCATCACGTGTTGCGGTAGAAAGGCCAGGAGAAGCTTAAGATTAGAGAAGAACTATTACGAGCTGCTCGGGGTTTCGGCGGATTCGAGTTCGCGAGAGGTCAGAGAGGCTTACAGGAAGCTGCAAAAGAAGCATCATCCCGATGTCGCTGGCCAGCAG GGTCATGAGTATACTCTGCTGCTGAATGAGGCTTACAGGGTGCTGATGAGAGATGACCTGAGGAGAGACTATGATGCCTCCACTGGTCGAGTGGGGACAAGATTCAGAAGAGGCTGTTCTGATATTGGTTATAGCTCGTGGAAAGGGCCTGTTAGATCACATGCTCTGTTTGTAGATGCAAATGCCTGCATAG GGTGCAGAGAATGCGTGCATCACGCAAGCAACACTTTCGTCATGGACGACGAACTCGGGTGTGCTAGAGTGAAAGTCCAGTATGGGGATGATGAGCAAAAGCTGGAG GTGTCGGCAGAGTCATGCCCGGTGAACTGCATACACTGGGTGGAGAGGGAAGAACTGGGACTGCTCGAGTTTCTGACGCAACCTCAGCCCAAGGATGGTTATGGCGTGTTTGGAGGCGGCTGGGAAAGACCTTCGAATGTTTTCATGGCAGCTAAGACCCTCTCCAAGCAACTCAAAGAACAGCCTGCGACCA CTACAGCAGCAACTGAAGAAGAAACACCCGCTCAAGCAAAGGCACGGGCAGATGCGAGTATGAAGATTAAAATGGAGAAGTTCTCGAGATTCTGGAAACTCGCCGAACTTTTCGGCTTAAACACGTGGAACAAGAAGTGA